GTCAATTGGAATGGCGCTTTACAAAATGAGGCAGAACATATCTGATGAGCGTATAGAAAAACTCTGCAGGTGTATGAATTCTCCTGAAATCCGCGAAGATATCATAAAATATGGTGATATGGACCGTCCGCAGAAAATTATTAAAAAAATGCTTCTAAAACCATGTGTCGCAAAATCTCTTGGTGGAATGATGGGTGCAGAGATAAGGTGGCTTCTTTTAAGATCGACAGGGTTAAAATAGAAAAATGTGTTAAAAAATAATATGAGCAGTCAGTTTGGAAGAGGTTTCATAACAAATATTATGCTTATATCAAAGCATGCAGGTCTTCCCCCACAAAGAGCATGGATAGGTCTTGCAGATCATCTGAATGAGGCAGTTTTACCCCCGTCGTTTAAGGGAACAGAGATCGAAGAGTTATTCTCACTACTCCGTCAGAAGATTATGTGGCACCAAAACGGCCTCATGGATGAGGAGGACCTGGAAGGCGTCAGAAAGACTCTTCGCAGGCTTGTTGTTGCAATCGATAAAGAACTTGGAATAGAAAATGCAGATGCCGGAAAGTATGACTAAACATAAAATATAAATTGCAAAATAAAACCAAAACTTATGGTTTAAATTTTTTATTTCTTCACCATCAAAAAAGGTGTCATTTTCAACCCTGAATCAACCCTGGAATTTACAAAAAATCTTTGTGTATTTTTTCTAAATTCAGAATATGTAAGGAATCGGGATTGATTTAAGTGTTATTACACCCAATAATATATGTGTATTTTAGCCTTGAATATGTACTGATTTTTAAAGAACAAAATGTTCTGAATTTTGAGTCTGTTTTTGCAGATATTCAGAATACGGGTTGTTAATCCGGGGGATATATAAATTGTCAGATAATAATTACGATGCATCACATATTACAATTCTGGAAGGTCTTGAACCGGTAAGAGAAAGACCTGCGATGTATATTGGAAGCACTGATACAAGAGGTCTTCACCACCTCGTATATGAAGTTGTTGACAACGCTGTTGATGAAGCCCTTGGAGGCTTTTGCGACCATATTAAAATCACAATCAACAATGATGGTTCATGTACTGTTGCAGACAACGGACGAGGTATTCCTGTAGATACTATGGAGGATCAGGGCGGTAAAAGTGCTTTGGAAATTGTCCTTACTGTTCTTCACGCAGGAGGTAAATTTGACAAGAATACCTATCAGGTTTCAGGTGGTCTTCATGGTGTTGGTGTCTCTGTTGTAAACGCACTCTCCGAATACTTAATAGCAGAAGTTCACAGGGATGGAACAATCTATGAAATGTCTTTTGCCAGGGGAGGAGTGGCACAGCCTCTGACATCCAGAAAAAATGCAGGAAGTGACAGCGAGTCCAACGGAACAATAATCACCTTCAAACCTGACACTCGCATATTTGAGACTGTAAATTTTGATTATGATGTTTTAAGCCACAGAATGCGCGAACTTGCATTTTTAAACAAAGGCTTAAAGATTGAAATCTCAGATGAGAGAACCGGCTTTTCTGATTTATTCTTCTATGAAGGAGGAATATCTGAATTTGTCAGATATTTAATTGCAGGAAAAGAAACAGTTCATCCTGATGTTATCAACTTAGACACAAAGGATGAAGAAAATAAGGTTGAAGCTGATGTTGCACTTCAATATTCGCTCTCCTATTCAGAGAATGTAATGACGTTTGTAAACAGCGTCAATACAAGAGAGGGCGGAACACATCTTGAAGGATTCAGAAGTGCTCTGACCCGCACAATAAACAAGGTTGCAAAAGAGAAAAATCTTCTAAAAGGAATAGACTCTCAGCTCAAAGGTGAGGATGTACGAGAGGGGTTAAATGCGGTTATCAGCATTAAAATTGCTGAACCTCAGTTTGAAGGCCAGACCAAGATGAGGCTTGGAAACAGCAATGTAAAGGGCATTGTTGACTCTTTAGTATATCAGTCTCTTTCAGAATACTTCGAGGAAAATCCAAAAGTAATTCAGGCAATTGTTGAAAAAGCCCTTTCAGCCGCAAGAGCAAGAGAAGCGGCAAGAAAAGCACGTGAACTTGCAAGAAGGAAGAGCACTCTTGAAGGAAGTGGTCTTCCGGGAAAACTTGCAGACTGTTCTGAGCGTGATCCGGCAAAAAGCGAAGTATACATAGTAGAAGGAGATTCTGCAGGCGGTTCGGCAAAGCAGGGACGTTCACGTCTGACCCAGGCAATTTTGCCGCTCAAAGGTAAAATTCTTAACGTAGAGAAGGCATCTCCGCATAAAATTTTGAAAAATGCCGAAATTCAGACTCTTATTTCAGCTATTGGATGTGGAATAGGTGAGAATTTCGACATTACAAAGGCACGGTACCATCACATCATTATGATGACTGATGCTGATGTTGACGGAGCACACATATGCACACTTCTTCTGACATTCTTCTACAGATATATGCCTCAGCTAATTGAAAGCGGTTATATCTATATTGCTCAGCCACCTCTTTACAGGATATCAAGAGGCAAAAAGGAAGTTTACGCCTTTAAGGAAGAGGAGATGAGAAAAATTGTTGAGGAGTTTGGTGAAAAGGGAACATCAATCCAAAGATACAAAGGTCTTGGTGAGATGAACGCAGAACAGCTGTGGAATACAACCATGAACCCACAAACCCGTGTACTAAAACAGGTTGACATAATGGATGCAAGTTATGCGGATGAGATCTTCTCCAAACTCATGGGGGACAATGTTGATGCACGCCGTGAATTTATCTACCGCCACGGAAAGGAGGTGACAAACCTTGACATCTGAGCAGTTCAAATTTGGAGAAAAAAGAATTATTTCAGTCAATATCGAAGAAGAGATGAAAACTTCCTATATTGACTATGCGATGTCGGTTATTATCGGGCGTGCCCTTCCTGACGTCAGAGACGGGTTAAAGCCGGTTCACAGACGCACTCTCTATGCAATGGGCGAGATGGGAAACACTCATGACAAACCATTTAAGAAATGTGCAAGGATTGTTGGAGAAGTAATGGGTAAGTATCACCCTCATGGTGATTCATCCATTTACGATACTCTTGTCAAGATGGCACAGCCTTTCTCATACCGGCACATGCTTGTCGAAGGTCAGGGAAACTTTGGATCTATTGACGGCGATTCTGCAGCGGCGATGCGTTATACCGAAGCAAGGCTGGATCCGGTTTCTGAAGAGATGCTGGCAGATATTGACAAAAACACTGTAGATTTTGGCCCTAATTTTGACGAGTCATTAAAAGAGCCTCTAGTACTCCCGTCAAAAATTCCAAATCTTTTGGTAAACGGATCTGAGGGTATAGCAGTTGGTATGGCAACCAAAATGCCGCCACATAACTTAGGAGAAGTCTGTACCGCAATTTGTGCAACGATTGACAATCCTGAAATATCCCTTTCTGAATTGATGCAATATATACCGGGCCCTGATTTCCCGACAGGCGGCATAATTCTTGGCAGAAGTGGCATTTCAAGTGCCTTTAGTGAGGGAAGAGGAAGAATCCGTGTCCGCGGGGTTGCTGAAATTGAGGATGACGGGAAAAAGGACAGAATTATCATAACCGAAATTCCCTATCAGGTAAACAAGGCAAGGCTGATAGAACAAATTGCAGATCTTGTAAAAGACAAAAAAATTGATGGTATTTCTGATCTTCGTGATGAGTCTAACAAGGATGGAATCAGGGTTGTAATCGAGCTCAAAAAAGGAATTGTGCCTCTCGTTGTTTTAAACCAGCTTTACAAACACACTCCTCTTGAAACAACATATGGTGTAATCAATCTGGCAATTGTTGACAAACAGCCAAAAGTTTTAGGTCTTAAAAGCCTGATTGCGGAATTCTTAAAGCATAGAAAGGATGTTATTGTCAAAAGAACGAACTTTGATTTAAAAAAGGCCGAAGACAGAATCCATATCTTAAAAGGGCTTTTATTAGCACTTGACAACATTGACGAAGTTATCGCAACAATAAGAGGTTCATCAACAACAGAAGAAGCAGCTTTAAAGCTGACTGAAAACTTTGGACTTGACGAGATTCAGGCAGACGCAATATTAAAGATGCAGCTTAGAAGACTTGCGGCACTTGAGCATCAGAAGATTGTTGATGAAAAAGACGGCATCCTAAAAGAGATTGAGAGATTAAAACTTATTATTTCTGATGATGAGCACATCTTTGCAGAGATTAAAAGAGAAACTCTTGAGATAAGCGAAAAATATGCCAATGAGAGAAGAACAAAAATCTCCCAGGATGCCAGCGACTTTGAAAAAGAGGATTTAATCGAGAACAAGCAGGTTTTAGTCTCACTTACATCTGACAATTACATAAAATCAATGCCTCTTGACACCTACAAGGGCCAGCACCGCGGAGGTCGTGGCATTATTGGAATGGCAACCAAAGAGGAGGACTTTGTCAAGAACATCTTTGTTGCTTCAACCCATGATTATCTGCTTTGCTTTACATGCTCAGGCCGTGTTTACTGGTTAAAAGTGTACGACATTCCAGAAGCAACAAGACAGTCCAAAGGAAAGGCAATTGTAAATCTTTTAAACCTCAATAATGAGAAAGTAACAGCCGTTATTCCGGTTTCAGAGTTTGAGAGTGAAAAATACTTCCTCTTTGCAACAAGGCACGGCATGATTGTCAAGATCCCACAGAACGAGTTTTCAAGACCACGTCAGACCGGACTTAATGCAATAACTCTTCGTGATGATGATGAACTAGTTGACGTCAAAAAGGTTGAAGAGACAGGCGAACTTGTAATTACAACAAGATTCGGTCAGAGTTTAAGATTCAATTTATCGACTGTTCCATTAAGGCACAGAAATGCGCTTGGTGTCAAGGGAATCAAACTCAGGTTTGAGGATGTTTTACAGGACGTGACTGTTGTTGAAAAGGATCATCTCTTTACTCTTACAGAGAAAGGCTATGGCAAGAGAACAGAGTTTGATGAATTCAGAGGACACGGCCGTGCAACAATGGGTGTAAAAAACATCCAGGTGGATGTCTCAGGAGGAGTTGTTTCATCAAAAGCTGTAAACGACAATGATGAAGTCATTTTAATGAGCAGATCAGGAATTGTTATGAGAACAAAAGTTTCAGAAATTTCCATTCAGAAACGTGGCACACGCGGTGTGAGGATTATGAAACTTGATTCCGGGGATTATGTGGTGGGCTTTGCAATCCTTGAAGCAGAAGATTTAGAGGATTCTGTTGAAACATTACCAGAAGACGACAAATCACCTCAGGTCTCACTTTTTGATAAGGAATAATCTCTATTATTTTTTTAATTCTCACTTTTAAAAAAATCATGAAATTAATTTTTCATGAACCATTATTTTGAAATTTCACTTTTTTTATGCAAAAGTTCATGAAATCATATTCCACGCAACTTTTCATGTAAAAGCACCATGATGAGCTTTTTTCATCATGCAAAAATCCTGATAAGTTTATCAGGAATCTTAACTTTTATAGCAACGCACATGAAGCTTTTTTCATCACACAAAAACTGATGAAAGTCTATCAGGATTTTAGACTATCATAACAAATATTATTGAATTTTATTTTATAGTCCATTAATTTTTTAAATATTCCAATTAATTGATTAAAAATCCATCAAATCCATAAATTAGCATCATTACAAACGCTTTTTGTATGATTCAAGTTTTTTAAGTGCATCAATTCCGGAATTAACAGATTTCATAAGACATAAACAGTCTCTTGGTTCTTTTTCTGTTTCAATGCGCCTGCAAAGAGCTGATATGGCATCACTTATTTCATTGTAAAGAATCTCGTCAAATACATATCTCTGATGTGGTGCTGACCCTGATTTTTCTTTAGATACGGATTTTAGTTCCTGAGAAGATATGTCTTCAGCGTCTTTTGGCTCTTTTTTATAAGTAACATTTTCTGTTTTTTTAGTTTCTTCTGTTTCTACTACAGATTTCAAAGCCTGATTTTTATTTGGCGCCGGCGCGGAAGTGTTTTTATTTTCATAATCCCTGCATACAACACAATATGTTTCACCTTTTACGTTAAACAGGGGCAGACCACATTCCGGGCAGGATTTATCCAGCATTTTTGCGCCCTTTAGCAAATAATCAGCCATTATATCTTCAGGATTTTTCATAATATGTACACCATTTCTCGTTCATC
The genomic region above belongs to Methanomicrobium antiquum and contains:
- the gyrB gene encoding DNA topoisomerase (ATP-hydrolyzing) subunit B; this translates as MSDNNYDASHITILEGLEPVRERPAMYIGSTDTRGLHHLVYEVVDNAVDEALGGFCDHIKITINNDGSCTVADNGRGIPVDTMEDQGGKSALEIVLTVLHAGGKFDKNTYQVSGGLHGVGVSVVNALSEYLIAEVHRDGTIYEMSFARGGVAQPLTSRKNAGSDSESNGTIITFKPDTRIFETVNFDYDVLSHRMRELAFLNKGLKIEISDERTGFSDLFFYEGGISEFVRYLIAGKETVHPDVINLDTKDEENKVEADVALQYSLSYSENVMTFVNSVNTREGGTHLEGFRSALTRTINKVAKEKNLLKGIDSQLKGEDVREGLNAVISIKIAEPQFEGQTKMRLGNSNVKGIVDSLVYQSLSEYFEENPKVIQAIVEKALSAARAREAARKARELARRKSTLEGSGLPGKLADCSERDPAKSEVYIVEGDSAGGSAKQGRSRLTQAILPLKGKILNVEKASPHKILKNAEIQTLISAIGCGIGENFDITKARYHHIIMMTDADVDGAHICTLLLTFFYRYMPQLIESGYIYIAQPPLYRISRGKKEVYAFKEEEMRKIVEEFGEKGTSIQRYKGLGEMNAEQLWNTTMNPQTRVLKQVDIMDASYADEIFSKLMGDNVDARREFIYRHGKEVTNLDI
- the gyrA gene encoding DNA gyrase subunit A, producing MTSEQFKFGEKRIISVNIEEEMKTSYIDYAMSVIIGRALPDVRDGLKPVHRRTLYAMGEMGNTHDKPFKKCARIVGEVMGKYHPHGDSSIYDTLVKMAQPFSYRHMLVEGQGNFGSIDGDSAAAMRYTEARLDPVSEEMLADIDKNTVDFGPNFDESLKEPLVLPSKIPNLLVNGSEGIAVGMATKMPPHNLGEVCTAICATIDNPEISLSELMQYIPGPDFPTGGIILGRSGISSAFSEGRGRIRVRGVAEIEDDGKKDRIIITEIPYQVNKARLIEQIADLVKDKKIDGISDLRDESNKDGIRVVIELKKGIVPLVVLNQLYKHTPLETTYGVINLAIVDKQPKVLGLKSLIAEFLKHRKDVIVKRTNFDLKKAEDRIHILKGLLLALDNIDEVIATIRGSSTTEEAALKLTENFGLDEIQADAILKMQLRRLAALEHQKIVDEKDGILKEIERLKLIISDDEHIFAEIKRETLEISEKYANERRTKISQDASDFEKEDLIENKQVLVSLTSDNYIKSMPLDTYKGQHRGGRGIIGMATKEEDFVKNIFVASTHDYLLCFTCSGRVYWLKVYDIPEATRQSKGKAIVNLLNLNNEKVTAVIPVSEFESEKYFLFATRHGMIVKIPQNEFSRPRQTGLNAITLRDDDELVDVKKVEETGELVITTRFGQSLRFNLSTVPLRHRNALGVKGIKLRFEDVLQDVTVVEKDHLFTLTEKGYGKRTEFDEFRGHGRATMGVKNIQVDVSGGVVSSKAVNDNDEVILMSRSGIVMRTKVSEISIQKRGTRGVRIMKLDSGDYVVGFAILEAEDLEDSVETLPEDDKSPQVSLFDKE
- a CDS encoding Sjogren's syndrome/scleroderma autoantigen 1 family protein, producing the protein MKNPEDIMADYLLKGAKMLDKSCPECGLPLFNVKGETYCVVCRDYENKNTSAPAPNKNQALKSVVETEETKKTENVTYKKEPKDAEDISSQELKSVSKEKSGSAPHQRYVFDEILYNEISDAISALCRRIETEKEPRDCLCLMKSVNSGIDALKKLESYKKRL